The Fimbriimonadaceae bacterium nucleotide sequence CTTGTTTTATCGTGTACGCACTTCTTCAAAATGCGGGTGGCCCCATGAAAACTCGCGCTTTCAAACTCGCTTCTTTCTCCCTCGTCGTCACGGCCCTGGCCGCTTCCCCGGTCGTCGCCCAGGTCGGTGGCGGTCTGCCGGGATTCGTGCAACTGCAACCTTCCACCCCTGGGACGGCACAAGTCGGCAACGCAAACCTCGACGGTCGTCTCATTGCCAGCAGGGTCGGCCTCGGCGTCTCGCCCAACTATCCGCTTTCCTTCCCGAACACCCTTGGTAACAAGGTCGTCCTCTATGGGCAGTCCGGCAGCGTTTACGGACTGGGCATCGCCGACAATCAGATGCGGATCTTCTCGGATTTCTCGACCTCCTCGATCGGCTTCGGCACCGGGAACGCGCTGAGCTTTAACGAGACGATGCGGTTGACGGGCACGGGCCGTCTCGGCATTGGGACGTCCTCGCCGCAAGGATTGCTGGACGTTTCCGGATCGGCCCTGTTCCAAAGCTCCGTCCTGGCTCAATCCGCCAACAAGTCTGTCCGCACCCACTTCTCCGGCCTCAACGGCGTCATCGAACTTGACGGGACAAATTCCTCGAGAGGGATCTACCTCGGCCCGATCAATGAGAGCGGCAACGAGGTCCTAGGGATCACAACGTTGAACAACGCCGGTAACACATTCACCGGCGGCTTCCTGCGCACGAGTGACACGACCTCCCGGATGGTCGCCACCGTCAAGAACTTCATAGAGGTCAACCCCGACGACCCATCGACCGACATCGTCTACGCTTGCATCGAAGGGCCGGAGGCGGCGATGTACGTGCGCGGTACGGGCCAGCTCGTGAACGGCCGGGCCATCATCGAGCTCCCCCAACACTTCCGGGTGCTGGCCGACGGCGACAGCATCACGGTGATCCTCACGCCAGGCTCCTTGAGCTCCAAAGGCCTCGCCTATGAGCGCAAAGGCCTCGGCGGGATCACAGTCGGCGAGATTGGCGGGGGGCGGGGCAACTACCGCTTCGATTGGGAGGTCAAGGCCACCCGCGCTCGTTTCCGCGACTACAAAGTGCTCCGCTCTTGGGAGGACAGGCTGCCCGCCGACGCCTTGCCTGCCAAGGCCTGGGCCGACCGCATGACCGGCTTCCAGCGCGACCAAGCCGCGCAGCACCGATCCCGCCCCTGACCCCCTCCCCGGCCTCAGGGATCGGTGTGCCGCAGAGCCCCCTCTCCCTCCGCGAAGGAGAGGGGGGCCGGAACCTAAGAAAGGGCTCGGTACAGGAGGAGGGCAAGGGCGAGCGCGAAGAGGGTTCCGAAGGTCGGAACCGTGTAACGGGTAAGGCGCTCGGGGATGAACGCGTCGAAGACGTATCCCTTTTCGGCTCCGTGCTCCTTCGCCAGGGTCGTCAAGGGGCACTTCATGCCGTTGCCGACGAAGACGACGCACTCGACGACCACCAAGCCCAAAGCGATGTACGTGCCGGTGCCAATGCGGGCGACGATCCCGCAGTAGAGGATGTAGACGACCGACCCCGCCATCACCAGATAGATCAGCGTATGCACCAGCCGGATCGCTGAGAGCATAGGCAGATTATGTCCGTCGTGCGGCCGAGGGCGCGGTCCGATCCAGAGGGAGCGCGGGGGGAACGTTACGCCGGGCGTTGGTGCCCGGAGGGTCGATCCTGTGGTTGCCGGTTAGAATACAGGACGCGAGACGGGCACCGGCTTCGTCGTCGGGCGATCCTATGGCGGCAGACTCCAATACGTACAGCTTCCTGTTCACGGACATCGAGGGCTCGACGCGCCTTTGGCAGGAGAGGCCCGACGCCATGCGGGTGGCGTTGGCGAGGCACGACGCCCTGTTGCGCGCCTGCATAGAGGGGCACGGAGGCGCCGTTTTCAAGACCGTGGGCGACGCCTTCTACTCCGTGTTCACCGACCCTCGCGGCGCCTTGGAGGCTGCCTCCGCCGCCCAGCGGGGGCTCATCGAGGTCACGATCGACGAAGGCGGGGTCGCCTCCCCCTTGCGCGTCCGCATGGCCCTGCACACGGGGGTGGTCGAGGAGCGCGACGGCGACTACTTCGGCCAGCCCCTCAACCGGGTCGCCCGCCTCCTTGCGACCGCCTCCGGTGGCCAGACTCTGCTCTCGGTGGCGACTTACGAGCTCATCCGCGACCGGCTCCCACCCGGCACGACCGTCAAGAGCCTCGGCGAGCACCGCCTCAAGGACCTCGGGCGCCCGGAGACGGTGTTCCAAGCCTGCTTCCCAGACCTGCCCTCCGACTTCCCCCCGATCCGCTCGCTCGACAACCCTGAGCTCCGGCACAACCTGCCCCTCCAGGTTACGAGCTTCATCGGAAGGGACAGCGAGCTCGCGGCCGTCCACAGCCTCTTGCAGGCGAAGCGCCTCGTGACCCTGACCGGCTCGGGCGGCACGGGCAAGACGCGGCTCGCCTTGCAGGCTGCGGCTGACGCGATCGACCGCTTCGAGGATGGCGTCTGGCTCGTCGAGTTGGCGGCGCTGGCCGACCCAGGGCTGGTGCCGCAGGCCACGGCGCAGGCCCTCGACCTTGCCGAGGAGGCCGGCAGGCCGGTCCTGCGGACGCTCGTCGAGTTCCTTGGAGCCAAGCAGCTCCTCCTCGTCCTCGACAACTGCGAGCACTTGCTGGACGCCGCCGCGCGCCTTGCCGACGCCGTGCTCCGCGAGTGCCCCGGGGTCAAGGTGCTGACGACGAGTCGCGAGCCCCTCGGCATCTCCGGCGAGACGACCTTCCGGGTGCCCTCGCTCTCGCTGCCGAACCCGGCGCAAGACCGGTCCCCCGAGGCCCTCGCCCTCTTCGAGGCCGTCCGCCTCTTCGTCGATCGAGCCGTCTCGGTCCACGCCGGGTTCCAGGTCACGAACGACAACGCACCGGCGGTCGCCTCGATCTGTCACCGCCTCGACGGCATCCCGCTCGCCATTGAGCTCGCCGCCGCGCGGGTGCGAAGCCTGACCGCCGAAGAGATCTCGGAGAGGCTCGACTCCCGCTTCCGGCTCCTCACGGGCGGGTCCCGGACCGCCCTGCCCAGGCAGCAGACCCTGCGCTCCCTCATCGACTGGAGCTACGACCTGCTGAGCCCGCAGGAGCGGCTCCTGCTGGCCCGGCTGTCCGTCTTCGCCGGAGGGTGGACGCTGGAGGCGACCGAGCGCGTCGTTTCCGGCAAGGAGATTGAGGACTGGGAGACCCTGGACCTGCTGACCAGCCTGGTCGACAAGAGCCTGGTCGTCCCCGAACCGTTGGGCGACGCCATGCGCTACCGGCTGCTCGAGTCGGTGCGCCAGTACGCGAGGGAGAAACTGGACGGAGGGGGCGAAGGGGCGGCCGTCCGTTCCCGGCACCGAGACTTCTTCCTGGCCCTGGCCGAAGAAGCGGAGCCCCAGCTCAAAGGAGCGGGCCAAGCGGAGTGGTTGAACCGGCTGGAACAAGAGCACGACAACCTGCGCGCCGCCCTCGAGTGGAGCACGGGGGAGGCGGACCCGGCGCAGGCCCTCCGGCTGTGCGGGGCCTTGTGGAGGTTCTGGATGGCCAGGGGCCACTTCACCGAGGGCAGGAACTGGTGCCGCCAAGCCCTGGCCCTTGCGAGCGGGGAGGGGCCCGATCCGGCCCGGGCGGAGGCCCTCAACGGGGCGGGCGTCCTCGATTTCATGCAGGGCGAGTTCTCGGCCGCGCGCGCGAGCTTCGAGGACAGCCTGGCCGAGTACAGGGCGCTCGCCGACCGGCAGGGCCTCGCCAGCCTTCTCAACAACCTCGGGAACGTGGCCAAGGTCCTGGGCGACTTCCCCTCCGCGCGCGGCTCCTACGAGGAGAGCCTCGCCATCCGCCGCGACATTGGGGACAAGTATGGGACAGCCGCTTCGCTCGACAACCTCGGCAACGTGGTCCACAACCTGGGCGACTACGAGACCGCACAGGCCCACTATGAGGAGAGCCTGGCCATCCGACAGGAGATCGGAGACCGGTCCGGGGAGGCGAACGCCCTCAACAACCTCGGGATCGCCGCCAGCGCAAACGGTGACAACCAGGCGGCCCGCGCCTACCTGGAAGCGTGCCTCCAGATCCGCACGGAGCTCGGAGACCGGGTCGGAGTCGCCACCGCGCTCCTAAACCTCGGGCTTGTCGCGCACGAGCAGGGCGACACGGACGCGGCCAGGGCCTTCTTTGAACGGAGCCTCGCCATTCAAAAGGAGACCGGCAGCCGCACGATCGAG carries:
- a CDS encoding tetratricopeptide repeat protein, with translation MAADSNTYSFLFTDIEGSTRLWQERPDAMRVALARHDALLRACIEGHGGAVFKTVGDAFYSVFTDPRGALEAASAAQRGLIEVTIDEGGVASPLRVRMALHTGVVEERDGDYFGQPLNRVARLLATASGGQTLLSVATYELIRDRLPPGTTVKSLGEHRLKDLGRPETVFQACFPDLPSDFPPIRSLDNPELRHNLPLQVTSFIGRDSELAAVHSLLQAKRLVTLTGSGGTGKTRLALQAAADAIDRFEDGVWLVELAALADPGLVPQATAQALDLAEEAGRPVLRTLVEFLGAKQLLLVLDNCEHLLDAAARLADAVLRECPGVKVLTTSREPLGISGETTFRVPSLSLPNPAQDRSPEALALFEAVRLFVDRAVSVHAGFQVTNDNAPAVASICHRLDGIPLAIELAAARVRSLTAEEISERLDSRFRLLTGGSRTALPRQQTLRSLIDWSYDLLSPQERLLLARLSVFAGGWTLEATERVVSGKEIEDWETLDLLTSLVDKSLVVPEPLGDAMRYRLLESVRQYAREKLDGGGEGAAVRSRHRDFFLALAEEAEPQLKGAGQAEWLNRLEQEHDNLRAALEWSTGEADPAQALRLCGALWRFWMARGHFTEGRNWCRQALALASGEGPDPARAEALNGAGVLDFMQGEFSAARASFEDSLAEYRALADRQGLASLLNNLGNVAKVLGDFPSARGSYEESLAIRRDIGDKYGTAASLDNLGNVVHNLGDYETAQAHYEESLAIRQEIGDRSGEANALNNLGIAASANGDNQAARAYLEACLQIRTELGDRVGVATALLNLGLVAHEQGDTDAARAFFERSLAIQKETGSRTIESDTHAQLGYLALSLGDTAAASRHQAEGLRVRRDLGDRLGIAGSLEAFAILSVIGGEAELAARLLGAAAALREALGAPPEPSEQRDIDENTARARGLIGDAEFERLVSEGRSQPLEQAVEHLLQMHA